The nucleotide window CCACCGATTTTGCCGCGGATGTAGCGGCGGCGGTTGCGGCCCTGCGGGCCAACAGGCACATCGACGCGCAGCGCATCTTCCTTATGGGCCACAGTCAAGGCTCCCTGGAGGTGGCGCGCGTGGCCGCGCAGGATTCTGGAGTGGCCGGTGTGGTCCTGCTCAGCGGGCTGGCCGAACCGCTGGTAGAGGTATACAAAGCCCGCTTGCGGGCCCAGATGGCCCCGCATCTAAACAAGGCCGATACGACTGGCCGAGCGGATATCCTTAAAACACAACTAGTATGTGAAGCCGTGCTAAACATCATTGCCGCCTCGCCCAATGAAGCCGCGGCCCTTGCGGCCTTGCAGCGGCCAATTCCCGCGCAGGGCATCAGCCCGGAGGAGCTGGCTTACTTCGCCCCGACCTACCTGCAACCTACGGTGCAGGATATCTTGCGGCAGGACCCGCGGCCTGATTTGCGCAAGATCAGGGTGCCCGTACTGGCCGTTACCGGTGCCCTCGACACCGAAGCCCCAGCCACTACCCAGTTCCCGGCTCTGAAGGCTGCTTTTCCTGCGTCGGGCGGCACCCAGCTCACTACGGTGGTCGTACCCCAGGTTACGCACTTCCTGCAGACTATTCCGGCTGGCACCACGCTTTCCCCTTACGACAACCCCGAATCCATTTCACCTGCTGCTTTATCGGCAATTGGCGACTGGCTGACCAAGCAGATCAGGCAGCCGAAAAGCAACTAGCAGCGCCTAGCTCCTGCTGGTGTTTCGACATCAAAATGGCCTATCACCATCAGGACAGCGCGGTGAGGTCTATTGCTTTCATCGTGGCGCTGGTAGTCTACTCCTGGTCCAGCTCATCCTCCTCCTGCGTCTCCTTTTTATCTACCTGCTCCGTTTTCGGATCAGTATCGATGAACCGTTCCCGCTTCTGGTGAATCGGGGCAGCGCCGGTGAGGCCCTTGCCGGCTGCGGCCAGCAGCAGGGTAC belongs to Hymenobacter cellulosilyticus and includes:
- a CDS encoding alpha/beta hydrolase, whose translation is MRLQAPRLPLPYRETVVRFAGGSAVTQLVGTLALPKGRRPVPAVVLVSGSGPHNRHGEQFGHQPFRVLADDLARRGFAVLCYDERGVGASTGHFASATTTDFAADVAAAVAALRANRHIDAQRIFLMGHSQGSLEVARVAAQDSGVAGVVLLSGLAEPLVEVYKARLRAQMAPHLNKADTTGRADILKTQLVCEAVLNIIAASPNEAAALAALQRPIPAQGISPEELAYFAPTYLQPTVQDILRQDPRPDLRKIRVPVLAVTGALDTEAPATTQFPALKAAFPASGGTQLTTVVVPQVTHFLQTIPAGTTLSPYDNPESISPAALSAIGDWLTKQIRQPKSN